A single Triticum dicoccoides isolate Atlit2015 ecotype Zavitan chromosome 2A, WEW_v2.0, whole genome shotgun sequence DNA region contains:
- the LOC119356142 gene encoding cyclin-P2-1-like — protein sequence MASAELGSESDGYGFPCGGDDGAMAALSPAVVVSVLASLLERHIARNERALAGAHGHAASGEDARRAAAFDGGTVLDMGMREFLERFSRYAHVSPQVYVVAYAYLDRLRRGGDGAGAVRVVATNAQRLLTAAILVASKFVEDRNYKNSYFAAVGGLGAAELSSLELDFLFLMRFRLNVSVSVFRSYCRHLEREAGHGGGYQVERCLEKALLVSSGEARRQHRQPPAAAAAQ from the coding sequence ATGGCTTCCGCCGAGCTAGGGTCGGAGTCGGACGGGTATGGCTTCCcctgcggcggcgacgacggcgcgaTGGCGGCGCTCTCGCCGGCGGTGGTCGTGTCGGTGCTCGCGTCTCTGCTGGAGCGGCACATCGCGCGCAACGAGAGGGCCTTGGCCGGCGCCCATGGCCATGCGGCGTCCGGCGAggacgcgaggagggccgcggcctTCGACGGCGGCACGGTGCTGGACATGGGCATGCGGGAGTTCCTGGAGCGGTTCTCCCGGTACGCGCACGTGTCGCCGCAGGTGTACGTGGTGGCGTACGCCTACCTGGACCGGCTccgccgcggcggcgacggcgccgggGCGGTGCGCGTCGTGGCGACCAACGCGCAGCGCCTGCTCACCGCGGCCATCCTGGTGGCCTCCAAGTTCGTGGAGGACAGGAACTACAAGAACTCCTACTTCGCGGCGGTGGGCGGGCTGGGCGCGGCGGAGCTGAGCTCGCTGGAGCTGGACTTCCTCTTCCTGATGCGGTTCCGGCTCAACGTCAGCGTGAGCGTGTTCCGGAGCTACTGCCGGCACCTGGAGAGGGAGGCGGGCCACGGCGGCGGGTACCAGGTCGAGAGGTGCCTTGAGAAGGCCCTCCTCGTCTCCTccggggaggcgcggcggcagcaCCGGCAGccgccagcggcggcggcagctcaGTAA
- the LOC119351831 gene encoding expansin-B5-like, whose translation MACSRGIFLSATFAVLSILSLPRATHGWANGGATWYGGPNGDGSEGGACGYKSDVGQDPFSSLIAAGGVGIFKNGKGCGSCYQVRCKENPECSGKHVTVVITDQCPDAQCQKRPHFDMSGTAFGAMAKPGMADKLRNAGVLNIEFERVPCKYHGKKISFKMDSGANPFYLAMLVEYEAGDGDLNSVEVMEAGGKKGYAKWEKMRQSWGALWCMDSKTGKPLEAPFSFRLTSSSGKVLVANNVVPAGWNAGKCYESKVNYPA comes from the exons ATGGCTTGCAGTCGAGGCATATTCCTATCTGCCACCTTCGCCGTCCTGTCAATCCTATCACTCCCAAGGGCGACGCACGGCTGGGCGAACGGTGGCGCAACGTGGTACGGCGGCCCTAACGGCGACGGCAGCGAAG GTGGCGCGTGTGGTTATAAAAGCGATGTCGGCCAGGACCCGTTCTCGTCGTTGATCGCCGCCGGCGGAGTGGGCATCTTCAAGAACGGCAAAGGCTGCGGTTCATGCTATCAG GTCAGGTGCAAAGAGAACCCGGAATGCTCCGGCAAACACGTGACCGTCGTCATCACCGACCAGTGCCCCGACGCGCAGTGCCAGAAGAGGCCGCACTTCGACATGAGCGGCACCGCCTTCGGCGCCATGGCCAAGCCCGGGATGGCCGATAAACTGCGTAACGCCGGAGTCCTCAATATCGAATTCGAGAG GGTGCCGTGCAAGTACCATGGCAAGAAGATTAGCTTCAAGATGGACTCGGGCGCCAACCCATTCTACCTCGCCATGCTGGTCGAATACGAGGCCGGCGACGGAGACCTCAACTCCGTGGAAGTCATGGAGGCCGGCGGCAAAAAAGGCTACGCCAAGTGGGAAAAGATGCGGCAGTCGTGGGGCGCCCTGTGGTGCATGGACTCCAAGACCGGGAAGCCTCTGGAAGCCCCATTCTCCTTCCGGCTCACCTCGAGTTCCGGCAAGGTGCTCGTCGCCAACAATGTCGTCCCCGCCGGGTGGAATGCTGGGAAGTGCTACGAGTCCAAGGTGAACTACCCCGCCTGA